From Methanobacterium congolense, one genomic window encodes:
- the serB gene encoding phosphoserine phosphatase SerB produces the protein MIKLIAFDLDNVLIDGEAVDEIGKLMDAETEIAEITKKAMEGDLEFEEALKERVALLKGASVDDIKDVVYKIPLMEGASETIAELKKRGYKIATITGSFEIIANRMKEELGLDYAFSNVLHEEEGKLTGEVSGPLVSGSKSDVLKEIIETEKITAEETAAVGDGANDISMLKEAGMGIAFNAKPVLKEIADVVVEKRDLRELLNIFKGEEAQVEKSETEEVEEKAEEPKSPYAGKSFKELLKEKKEFEKKLNEFTSKRDELNEEARTHKDLRNDLNNSIKENLDKALKYRDERDQHNEEVKKYKKLRDETNHKLKKIEWASGKREIVKVQSEIEKLEKTIETKVLDIRKENELVKKVTDLRKELQDMHEDEKTKKEALELKEVSENYHAKVVELSNKAQETHESMIEYFRKIDDIRAKADEAHKKFVETREKASAEHESVKSVLNEIRKINKALDKIKAKERSSENEESKKKNMAEREVAQDIFEKFKQGKKLSKDELMLLQKHHIV, from the coding sequence TTGATTAAACTTATAGCATTCGATCTTGATAACGTTCTTATAGACGGCGAAGCCGTCGATGAAATAGGCAAACTGATGGACGCAGAAACTGAAATCGCAGAAATAACAAAAAAAGCAATGGAAGGAGACCTTGAATTCGAAGAAGCCCTTAAAGAAAGAGTAGCTTTACTTAAAGGTGCATCTGTGGATGACATAAAGGATGTTGTCTACAAGATTCCTCTCATGGAAGGAGCCAGCGAAACTATTGCAGAGCTCAAAAAGAGAGGATACAAAATTGCAACAATAACAGGCAGCTTCGAAATAATTGCAAATCGTATGAAAGAGGAATTAGGCCTTGATTACGCATTTTCAAATGTTCTCCATGAAGAGGAGGGTAAACTCACAGGAGAAGTTTCAGGTCCTCTGGTATCAGGTTCAAAATCAGACGTCCTCAAAGAGATAATAGAAACAGAGAAAATAACCGCAGAAGAAACTGCGGCCGTTGGAGACGGCGCAAACGACATTTCAATGCTCAAGGAAGCAGGAATGGGAATAGCTTTTAATGCCAAACCTGTTTTAAAGGAAATTGCAGATGTTGTTGTGGAAAAAAGGGATTTAAGGGAGTTGTTGAACATCTTCAAAGGGGAAGAAGCCCAAGTGGAAAAATCTGAAACTGAGGAAGTTGAAGAGAAAGCTGAAGAGCCTAAATCTCCTTATGCTGGTAAAAGCTTCAAAGAACTTCTCAAAGAGAAAAAAGAGTTTGAGAAGAAACTCAATGAGTTCACAAGTAAAAGGGACGAACTCAACGAAGAAGCCCGTACTCACAAGGATTTGAGGAATGATTTGAACAACAGTATAAAGGAAAATCTGGACAAAGCCCTCAAGTACCGTGACGAACGTGATCAGCACAACGAAGAGGTCAAGAAGTACAAGAAGTTAAGGGATGAAACCAATCATAAGCTCAAGAAGATTGAATGGGCATCTGGAAAACGGGAAATAGTTAAGGTCCAGAGTGAAATAGAAAAACTGGAAAAAACTATAGAAACCAAGGTCCTGGATATAAGGAAAGAAAATGAGCTTGTCAAAAAGGTTACTGACCTTCGAAAAGAACTTCAGGACATGCATGAGGATGAAAAAACCAAGAAAGAAGCCCTTGAACTTAAAGAGGTATCTGAAAACTACCATGCAAAGGTTGTTGAGCTTTCAAACAAGGCCCAGGAAACCCATGAGAGCATGATCGAGTACTTCAGGAAAATCGATGATATAAGGGCAAAGGCAGATGAAGCCCACAAAAAATTCGTTGAAACCCGTGAAAAAGCATCTGCTGAACATGAATCTGTTAAATCCGTTCTCAATGAAATAAGAAAGATAAATAAAGCCCTTGACAAGATAAAGGCAAAAGAACGAAGCAGTGAAAATGAGGAAAGTAAGAAGAAGAATATGGCTGAGAGGGAAGTTGCTCAGGACATATTCGAAAAGTTCAAACAGGGTAAAAAGCTCTCAAAAGATGAACTAATGCTCCTCCAGAAGCATCACATCGTCTGA
- a CDS encoding TATA-box-binding protein has protein sequence MTDVKIKIENIVASATLGKSLDLTQVAPALKDVEYNQEQFPGLVYKLKEPKTAALIFGSGKLVCTGAKSVDDSIKAIHITVDQMRTLDPDIPKEFEIKVQNIVASANLMKTLNLEAVALELENTEYEPEQFPGLVYRLGDPKVVLLLFGSGKVVCTGAKTAEQAQLGVEKTKERLVELDLI, from the coding sequence ATGACTGATGTAAAAATCAAAATTGAGAATATTGTGGCTTCCGCAACGCTCGGTAAGTCCTTAGACCTTACACAGGTCGCTCCGGCACTTAAAGATGTCGAATACAACCAAGAACAATTTCCAGGCTTGGTTTACAAACTTAAAGAACCTAAAACAGCCGCTTTAATATTTGGATCAGGAAAACTCGTATGTACAGGTGCAAAATCTGTAGACGATTCAATAAAAGCTATCCACATAACAGTGGATCAGATGAGAACCCTCGACCCAGACATACCAAAAGAATTTGAAATAAAGGTACAAAACATAGTTGCTTCAGCAAACCTCATGAAGACTTTAAACCTTGAAGCAGTTGCTTTGGAACTTGAAAACACAGAATACGAACCTGAACAGTTCCCCGGATTAGTTTACAGACTTGGAGATCCAAAAGTCGTTTTACTTCTATTTGGTTCAGGAAAAGTAGTATGTACAGGCGCAAAAACAGCAGAACAAGCCCAATTGGGTGTTGAAAAAACTAAAGAAAGATTAGTTGAATTGGATCTTATCTAA
- a CDS encoding adenosylcobalamin-dependent ribonucleoside-diphosphate reductase translates to MGFNGNPKFKGNPKDMPGKSIYFPKNIHDVLEKRYLLKDETGRVVEDPEGMFWRVARAVSMAETFYESDPLEVEREFYHLMSSMEFLPNSPTLMNAGTPMNQLSACFVLPVGDSVTEIFNALKYMALIHKSGGGVGFSFSKLRPCGDVVGSTAGIASGPLSFMRIFDVATDVIKQGGRRRGANMAVLSVHHPDILEFICAKNVPVEGEGSNPLENFNLSVAVDNEFMDKLAFDEDKHDNNLTGNLTKEGSPGSDKSKKKLNGSYYILNPRTNKIVGHLNAKEVFDLIVENAWRTGDPGILFMDEINRMNPTPASGKIEATNPCGEQPLLPYESCNLGSINLAGMVKNGTVNWNKLENTVKTAVHFLDNVLDVTNFPTSLIKTETLKNRKIGLGVMGFAEMLIMLNVPYDSDEAVETAVEVMKFIQDHSKKASEELGRSRGSFPNFKDSLWCKKGFKAMRNATTTTIAPTGTISIIANVTSGIEPLFAVSFIRNVMNGTELLEVNSLFEKTALERGFYTEEIMDAVACKGSIQDVDGIPEDVKRLFVTAHDIKPEWHVKMQAAFQRYVDNAVSKTVNLPHHTTKADVRRIFLMAYKLKCKGITVYRYGSKTEQVWYLKEFKGADLKPGEESKEYVSIDSEYSGGRPSNCCLH, encoded by the coding sequence ATGGGTTTTAATGGGAATCCAAAATTTAAGGGTAATCCAAAAGATATGCCTGGAAAATCCATTTACTTCCCAAAGAACATACATGACGTCCTTGAAAAAAGGTACCTGCTCAAGGATGAAACTGGAAGGGTAGTGGAAGATCCAGAGGGCATGTTCTGGAGGGTTGCAAGAGCCGTTTCAATGGCGGAAACATTCTATGAATCGGATCCCCTTGAAGTAGAAAGGGAATTCTACCATCTCATGTCATCAATGGAATTTTTACCCAACTCCCCAACCCTCATGAATGCTGGAACTCCCATGAATCAGCTTTCTGCATGTTTCGTTTTACCTGTTGGTGATTCTGTAACTGAAATATTCAATGCACTCAAGTACATGGCCCTCATCCACAAATCTGGTGGGGGTGTTGGTTTCTCCTTTTCAAAACTCCGCCCCTGTGGTGATGTTGTTGGGTCAACAGCAGGAATAGCATCTGGACCATTATCATTCATGCGAATCTTCGATGTTGCAACTGACGTTATAAAGCAGGGTGGTAGAAGGAGAGGTGCCAACATGGCTGTACTCAGTGTCCATCACCCAGACATCCTTGAATTTATTTGTGCCAAAAATGTACCGGTTGAAGGTGAAGGTTCAAATCCTCTGGAAAACTTCAATCTCTCAGTGGCAGTTGACAATGAATTCATGGATAAGTTAGCCTTTGACGAAGACAAGCATGATAATAACCTAACTGGAAACCTCACAAAAGAGGGTTCACCGGGTTCAGATAAATCAAAAAAGAAGTTAAATGGGAGTTACTACATTTTGAATCCAAGAACCAATAAAATAGTGGGACATTTGAATGCAAAGGAAGTTTTTGACCTTATTGTGGAGAATGCATGGAGAACAGGGGATCCAGGGATCCTCTTCATGGATGAGATAAACAGGATGAACCCAACTCCAGCTTCAGGGAAGATCGAGGCAACGAATCCCTGTGGAGAACAGCCCCTTCTCCCCTATGAATCCTGCAACCTGGGTTCAATAAACCTTGCCGGAATGGTTAAAAATGGTACTGTGAACTGGAATAAACTGGAAAACACTGTAAAAACTGCTGTACACTTCCTTGACAACGTTCTAGACGTTACAAATTTCCCAACATCCCTGATAAAAACCGAAACCCTGAAAAACAGGAAAATTGGGCTTGGGGTTATGGGATTTGCAGAGATGTTAATAATGCTCAACGTCCCCTATGACTCTGATGAAGCCGTTGAAACCGCGGTTGAAGTCATGAAATTCATACAGGATCATTCAAAAAAGGCTTCTGAAGAACTTGGAAGATCAAGGGGTTCCTTCCCAAACTTCAAGGATAGTTTATGGTGCAAAAAGGGTTTCAAGGCCATGAGAAATGCTACAACAACAACCATAGCACCAACAGGAACCATAAGCATAATTGCAAATGTTACAAGCGGTATAGAACCTCTATTTGCAGTTTCTTTTATAAGAAATGTTATGAACGGCACAGAACTCCTTGAGGTAAACTCCCTCTTTGAAAAAACTGCTTTAGAAAGGGGTTTTTATACAGAAGAAATAATGGATGCTGTGGCCTGTAAGGGTTCCATTCAAGATGTGGATGGAATTCCTGAGGATGTTAAGCGATTGTTTGTAACGGCCCATGATATAAAACCTGAATGGCATGTTAAGATGCAGGCTGCCTTCCAGAGGTATGTGGACAATGCTGTTTCAAAGACGGTTAACCTGCCACACCATACAACTAAAGCAGATGTTAGAAGGATATTTTTAATGGCTTACAAACTCAAATGCAAAGGAATAACTGTTTACAGGTACGGTAGTAAAACTGAACAGGTCTGGTACCTTAAAGAATTTAAAGGTGCTGATCTAAAACCTGGAGAAGAGTCAAAGGAATATGTATCAATTGATTCAGAATATTCTGGGGGACGTCCTTCAAATTGCTGTCTCCATTGA
- the cyaB gene encoding class IV adenylate cyclase, with protein sequence MIEVEVKAHANDFNDVKVKLNEIGAERTGLEHQKDVYFNAPDRDFAETDEALRIREIPDESGKRIILTYKGAKMDEVSKTRKEIEVDVSDTENMTAILENLGFRAAARVEKKRVIYTFNEAVISLDEVLNVGKFVEIEMEAQEGEDFSHARDEIFDLFKKLGIEDGFERRSYLELMGVHQ encoded by the coding sequence ATGATAGAAGTTGAAGTTAAAGCCCATGCAAATGATTTTAATGACGTTAAAGTTAAACTCAATGAAATTGGTGCAGAGCGCACGGGGTTGGAGCATCAGAAGGATGTTTATTTCAATGCTCCAGACAGGGACTTTGCAGAAACTGACGAAGCACTCAGGATACGGGAAATTCCAGATGAATCTGGAAAACGAATAATCTTAACCTACAAAGGGGCTAAGATGGATGAAGTCAGTAAAACACGTAAAGAAATTGAGGTTGATGTTTCAGATACTGAAAACATGACAGCCATCCTTGAAAACCTTGGATTCAGGGCAGCTGCAAGAGTTGAAAAGAAAAGGGTTATATACACATTCAATGAAGCTGTAATCTCTCTTGACGAAGTTTTAAATGTTGGAAAATTCGTTGAAATAGAAATGGAAGCTCAGGAAGGTGAAGATTTTTCCCATGCAAGGGATGAAATATTTGATTTATTCAAGAAACTTGGAATAGAAGATGGTTTTGAGAGAAGATCCTACCTGGAACTCATGGGGGTTCATCAATAA